GAGCCCGCCGCACCTCGGCGAGCAGCACGGCGCCGGGCCGGGGCGTCAGGCCTCGGGGGGCGCACCTCCGCTCAGCGCCCCGCCCCCTCCTCATACGCGACCAGGGCCCGAACCGAACACGTACGCCCATCGAGGACGCAGCCTCGGCGTAGACTTCGGCCTCATCGCCCCCCTCCCATGCGCCTCGCCCTCTCGCTCGCCGTCGCCGCACTGGCCCTGACCGCCTCGGGCTGCTCGTCGACGGTCTGCTGCGCGCCCGACTCTGTGGACCTCGCCTCTCGCGCCCTCGCCCTCACCCAGGACGCCCTCGTCGTCGACACGCACATCGACGTCCCGTACCGCCTCCGCGAATCGCCCGACGACATCTCGGGTCCGACCGACTCCGGCGACTTCGACCACCCCCGCGCCGTCGCCGGTGGGCTCGACGTCGCGTTCATGTCGATCTACATCCCCGCCTCCTACCAGGAGACCGGCGGCGCCCGCGCCCTCGCCGACTCGCTCATCGACGGGGTCGAGGCGATCGCCGAGGCGGCCCCGGACCAGTTCGCCGTCGTCCGCTCCGTCGACGACGTCGCGCGGCTCCGCGACGAGGGCCGCGTGCTCCTCGCGCTCGGCATGGAGAACGGCGCGCCCGTTGAGGGCGACCTCCGGAACCTCCGGCACTTCCGCGACCGCGGCATCCGCTACGTCACGCTCACGCACAGCCGCGACAACGAGATCTCAGACTCGAGCTACGACGACGCCGGCACCCACGGCGGTCTCAGCGACTTCGGCCGCGACGTCGTCCGCGAGATGAACCGGCTCGGCATCATGGTCGACGTGTCGCACATCTCGGACGCCGCGTTCGACGACGTCATGGAGGTCACCGCGGCGCCCGTCATCGCCAGCCACTCGTCGGCCCGCCACTTCACGCCCGGCTTCGAGCGGAACCTCGACGACGCCCGGATCCGGCGGCTCGCCGAGAACGGCGGCGTGCTCCAGATCAACTTCGGCTCGACGTTTCTCCTGAAGCGCGTCCAGGACGACCGCGACGCGCTCCGCGCTCGGCTCGCCGACGCGCTCGAGGCGGAGGGCCTCGACCCCGACTCGGACGAGGGCCGCGCCTTCGCCGCCGACTTCAACCGCGAGAACCCGCTCCGGCTGGCGGAGGTCACGGACGTCGCCGACCACATCGACCACGTCGTCGGCCTCGTCGGGATCGACCACGTCGGCCTCGGCTCCGACTACGACGGGGTCGGGCCGACGCTGCCGGTCGGGCTGGAGGACGTCTCGACGTACCCGAACCTCACGGCCGAACTCCTCCGCCGCGGGTACTCCGAGGCCGACATCCGGAAGGTGCTCGGTGAGAACGTGATGCGCGTCTGGCGCGAGGTGGAGGCGATGGCCGAGGAGTAGGACTCGA
This sequence is a window from Rubrivirga marina. Protein-coding genes within it:
- a CDS encoding dipeptidase, with the translated sequence MRLALSLAVAALALTASGCSSTVCCAPDSVDLASRALALTQDALVVDTHIDVPYRLRESPDDISGPTDSGDFDHPRAVAGGLDVAFMSIYIPASYQETGGARALADSLIDGVEAIAEAAPDQFAVVRSVDDVARLRDEGRVLLALGMENGAPVEGDLRNLRHFRDRGIRYVTLTHSRDNEISDSSYDDAGTHGGLSDFGRDVVREMNRLGIMVDVSHISDAAFDDVMEVTAAPVIASHSSARHFTPGFERNLDDARIRRLAENGGVLQINFGSTFLLKRVQDDRDALRARLADALEAEGLDPDSDEGRAFAADFNRENPLRLAEVTDVADHIDHVVGLVGIDHVGLGSDYDGVGPTLPVGLEDVSTYPNLTAELLRRGYSEADIRKVLGENVMRVWREVEAMAEE